One Rattus norvegicus strain BN/NHsdMcwi chromosome 18, GRCr8, whole genome shotgun sequence DNA segment encodes these proteins:
- the LOC134483011 gene encoding igE-binding protein-like, protein MFPVFEDDGVRSHQPLEHKQVKELAESVRAYGVTANFTMSQVERLASIAMTPADWQSVTKACLLSMGQYIEWKALWHDACQAQARANAAAGQPAWTFDMLTGQGQWANNQTAFPLEVYAQIAISAVKAWKALTNRGEVSGNLTKVIQGPSEPFSDFVARMMEAAGRIFGDQDQAMPLIEQLVFEQCTKECRNAILPWKSKGLQAWLKACREIGGPLTNTGLAAAILQGQRRPGLSSRGITCFQCGKPGHMKRECRNQNPGFNPKKAPGLCPKCKKGKHWANECRSVKDITGKPLDMSKNVQRGPRPQGPQIYGATSSPVTWAHQTSPGEPLRVPQD, encoded by the coding sequence ATGTTTCCTGTGTTTGAGGACGATGGCGTTCGTTCTCATCAGCCCCTAGAGCACAAGCAAGTTAAGGAACTGGCAGAGTCTGTTCGTGCCTATGGGGTTACTGCTAATTTTACCATGTCACAGGTAGAAAGACTAGCAAGCATTGCCATGACTCCAGCAGACTGGCAATCTGTGACAAAGGCCTGTCTCCTTAGCATGGGACAGTATATTGAGTGGAAGGCATTGTGGCACGATGCTTGCCAAGCACAAGCACGTGCAAATGCAGCAGCAGGACAACCTGCCTGGACATTTGACATGTTAACTGGACAAGGGCAATGGGCCAATAATCAAACTGCCTTCCCCTTGGAGGTATATGCCCAGATTGCTATTAGTGCTGTCAAGGCATGGAAAGCTCTAACTAACAGAGGAGAGGTGTCCGGGAACCTGACCAAGGTCATCCAAGGACCAAGTGagcctttctcagattttgtggCCCGCATGATGGAGGCTGCTGGTAGGATTTTTGGAGACCAAGACCAGGCCATGCCCTTAATAGAACAGTTAGTTTTTGAACAATGTACCAAAGAATGCCGCAATGCAATCCTTCCCTGGAAATCTAAGGGGCTGCAGGCTTGGCTGAAAGCCTGTAGGGAAATAGGAGGACCACTTACCAATACTGGTCTAGCTGCGGCTATATTACAAGGACAAAGGCGGCCTGGCCTCTCTAGCAGAGGCATCACGTGTTTCCAATGTGGAAAGCCCGGTCATATGAAAAGGGAGTGCAGGAATCAGAATCCTGGCTTTAATCCAAAGAAAGCCCCAGGATTGTGTCCAAAGTGTAAGAAAGGGAAACATTGGGCCAATGAGTGCAGGTCAGTAAAGGACATAACAGGGAAACCCTTGGATATGTCAAAAAACGTCCAACGGGGCCCCCGTcctcagggccctcaaatatatggggcaacCAGCTCCCCAGTAACCTGGGCTCATCAAACTTCCCCAGGAGAGCCACTCCGGGTTCCGCAGGATTAG